A stretch of Gasterosteus aculeatus chromosome 4, fGasAcu3.hap1.1, whole genome shotgun sequence DNA encodes these proteins:
- the lrit3a gene encoding leucine-rich repeat, immunoglobulin-like domain and transmembrane domain-containing protein 3a: protein MRPLLCVQVFVCCLSMARPFCPSQCTCVFHGRTDGTGTRSVLCNDPDMSDVPVNVPVDTVKLRIEKTMVRRIPTEAFYYLVDLRYLWITYNSISSVDTASFYNLKVLHELRLDGNMISVFPWESLKEMPRLKTLDLHNNRITNVPNEAIPFLLNITYLDLSSNKLTTLPSDLMDIWPPFNGAPMSHNVSQKVVLGLQDNPWFCDCKISKLIELSKMSGTPVVLMDQFMVCSAPENLSGVLFQRAELDNCVKPSVMTSATKITSPLGSNVLLRCDAAGFPTPTLYWDKSDGSLVNNTVQESPGDGVRWSIMSLHGILHKDAGNYSCKAKNVAGNAEAAISISVAGALSTTILPLRPTVEPGSTSQGPTFTPSTDTSNSLVTTSTVLPKTSTAVVTKKPKTTTSTSLQKGPLKQAKAQQGAGGRKLAADEKSKKGDASKSVKDLKIVEETVDTAVLLWRADGLPNDAALTVVYSPYDEDDSKRTMETNAGSGKVLLEGLSSGIRYSVCLVAKGSAAGKDPCVDFYTLDNVQDGGQSRLFNIVSGIACALVLSLIALLLYKIIHLYCKGSGTALDEEELEKDSYVKFETISMKQRTLNSHPTEFWVRRATTESERMLLCSRSSIDSQMTYKSDSSRCEYLC, encoded by the exons ATGCGTCCTCTTCTCTGTGTGCAAGTATTTGTATGCTGCCTCAGTATGGCTCGTCCCTTCTGTCCCTCCCAGTGCACCTGTGTCTTCCATGGACGCACCGATGGAACAGGAACCAG aTCAGTGCTCTGCAATGATCCCGACATGTCTGACGTCCCCGTCAACGTCCCGGTGGATACAGTCAAACTCCGTATTGAGAAGACCATGGTGCGGCGAATCCCAACAGAAGCTTTTTACTACCTGGTGGACCTCCGGTATCTGTGGATTACTTACAATTCCATCAGCTCAGTGGACACTGCAAGTTTCTACAACCTCAAAGTGCTCCATGAGCTGAGGCTGGACGGGAATATGATCTCCGTCTTCCCTTGGGAGTCGCTGAAAGAGATGCCCAGGCTGAAGACACTGGATCTACACAACAACAGAATCACAAACGTTCCCAACGAGGCGATACCTTTCCTCCTCAACATCACCTACTTGGATCTGTCCAGCAACAAATTGACCACCCTGCCCTCGGATCTCATGGATATCTGGCCGCCCTTCAACGGAGCACCGATGTCTCATAATGTCTCCCAAAAAGTTGTGTTAG gcCTGCAGGATAACCCCTGGTTCTGTGACTGCAAAATCTCCAAGCTGATCGAGCTCTCCAAAATGTCGGGCACACCTGTGGTTTTGATGGACCAGTTCATGGTCTGCAGTGCACCGGAGAATCTCTCCGGCGTACTTTTTCAGCGTGCTGAACTTGACAATTGTGTGAAGCCATCAGTCATGACTTCGGCTACCAAGATCACGTCTCCTTTAGGCAGCAATGTCCTCTTGCGCTGTGATGCCGCGGGGTTTCCAACACCAACTCTTTATTGGGATAAATCCGATGGCTCTCTGGTCAACAACACAG TCCAGGAGTCACCTGGAGATGGCGTCAGATGGTCCATCATGAGCTTGCATGGAATATTACATAAAGACGCCGGAAACTACAGTTGCAAAGCAAAGAATGTTGCTGGAAACGCAGAAGCCGCCATTTCCATCTCGGTCGCGGGTGCCCTAAGCACCACCATCCTTCCACTGCGGCCCACCGTCGAGCCCGGATCGACCAGCCAAGGCCCGACGTTCACTCCCTCAACAGACACCTCCAACTCGCTCGTCACCACCTCGACAGTTCTCCCAAAAACGTCAACAGCTGTGGTCACCAAGAAGCCCAAAACCACAACCAGCACCAGTCTACAGAAAGGCCCGTTGAAACAAGCAAAAGCCCAGCAAGGAGCCGGTGGGAGAAAGCTCGCAGCAGATGAAAAGAGCAAGAAAGGCGACGCATCAAAGTCCGTCAAAGACCTTAAGATTGTGGAGGAAACCGTTGACACTGCAGTGTTGCTGTGGAGAGCAGATGGGTTACCGAATGATGCCGCACTGACGGTGGTGTACTCTCCCTATGATGAGGATGACAGCAAAAGGACGATGGAGACTAATGCTGGCAGTGGAAAAGTGCTCCTGGAGGGGCTTTCATCTGGGATAAGGTACTCAGTTTGCCTCGTTGCAAAAGGTAGTGCTGCGGGAAAAGATCCCTGCGTTGACTTCTACACGTTGGACAATGTACAGGATGGCGGGCAGAGCCGGCTTTTCAATATCGTAAGCGGCATTGCTTGTGCTTTGGTTTTGTCTCTCATTGCGCTGTTGCTCTATAAGATTATCCACCTGTACTGCAAGGGAAGCGGCACAGCTCTAGACGAAGAGGAGCTTGAAAAAGACAGCTATGTCAAGTTTGAGACGATTTCAATGAAGCAAAGGACGTTGAACTCTCATCCAACTGAGTTTTGGGTGAGAAGAGCAACTACTGAATCAGAGCGAATGCTCCTGTGCTCCAGGTCAAGTATTGACTCTCAGATGACCTATAAGAGTGACAGTTCCCGCTGTGAGTATCTCTGCTGA
- the gpm6aa gene encoding glycoprotein M6Aa — protein MEEDLDEGQTQKGCLECCIKCLGGIPYPSLIATILLYAGVALFCGCGHEALSGTVTILQNYFEVVRSPVDSLDVFTMIDIIKYVIYGIASAFFVYGILLMVEGFFTSGAIKDLYGDFKITTCGRCVSAWFIMLTYIFMLAWLGVTAFTSLPVFIYFNIWNICQNATVLEGATLCLDPCQYGIVPINQAKTVCAGSEKFYKMCESNELDMTFHLFICALAGAGAAVIAMIHYLMVLSANWAYVKDACRMQKYEDIKSKEEQELHDIHSTRSKERLNAYT, from the exons ATGGAAGAAGACCTGGACGAGGGGCAGACCCAGAAAG gATGCCTTGAATGCTGCATCAAATGCCTCGGCGGCATCCCGTACCCTTCGCTCATAGCCACCATCTTGCTGTATGCGGGCGTGGCTCTGTTCTGCGGCTGCGGACACGAGGCCCTCTCCGGCACCGTCACCATCCTGCAGAACTACTTTGAGGTGGTTCGGAGCCCCGTGGATTCACTGGACGTCTTCACCAT GATTGACATCATCAAGTATGTGATCTACGGCATCGCCTCGGCTTTCTTCGTCTACGGCATCCTGCTGATGGTGGAGGGCTTCTTCACCAGCGGAGCCATCAAGGACCTGTACGGAGACTTCAAGATCACCACCTGCGGACGCTGCGTCAGCGCTTGG TTCATCATGCTGACGTACATCTTCATGCTGGCTTGGCTCGGAGTGACGGCCTTCACTTCCCTCCCAgtcttcatttatttcaacatctggaatatttgccaaaatgccACCGTGCTGGAGGGGGCCACGCTCTGCCTGGACCCATGCCAGTATG GTATTGTGCCGATTAACCAGGCGAAAACAGTGTGTGCCGGATCAGAGAAGTTCTACAAGATGTGTGAGTCCAATGAG CTGGACATGACCTTCCACCTGTTCATCTGTGCCCTCGCCGGAGCCGGAGCTGCAGTCATTGCAATG ATCCACTACCTGATGGTGCTGTCTGCCAACTGGGCCTACGTGAAGGACGCCTGCCGGATGCAGAAGTACGAGGACATCAAGtcgaaggaggagcaggagcttcACGACATCCACTCCACCCGCTCCAAGGAGCGCCTCAACGCCTACACATAG